A window of the Entelurus aequoreus isolate RoL-2023_Sb linkage group LG28, RoL_Eaeq_v1.1, whole genome shotgun sequence genome harbors these coding sequences:
- the LOC133645080 gene encoding ubiquitin-conjugating enzyme E2 A — MSTPARRRLMRDFKRLQEDPPAGVSGAPSENNIMVWNAVIFGPEGTPFEDGTFKLTIEFTEEYPNKPPTVRFVSKMFHPNVYADGSICLDILQNRWSPTYDVSSILTSIQSLLDEPNPNSPANSQAAQLYQENKREYEKRVSAIVEQSWRDC; from the exons ATGTCAACACCGGCGAGACGACGCTTAATGAGGGATTTTAAACG GCTGCAAGAAGATCCTCCTGCCGGAGTGAGCGGGGCTCCATCAGAAAATAATATCATGGTATGGAACGCTGTCATTTTTGg TCCTGAGGGAACTCCTTTTGAAGATG GGACTTTCAAACTTACCATTGAGTTCACAGAGGAATATCCAAATAAGCCTCCAACAGTGAGGTTTGTCTCTAAAATGTTTCATCCTAATG TATATGCCGACGGCAGCATATGTTTAGATATTCTTCAAAACCGTTGGAGTCCCACTTATGACGTATCTTCGATATTAACTTCTATACAG TCTTTGCTGGACGAGCCAAACCCAAACAGTCCGGCCAACAGCCAGGCGGCCCAGCTGTACCAAGAAAACAAGCGGGAGTACGAGAAGAGGGTTTCTGCTATTGTTGAACAAAGTTGGCGTGACTGTTGA
- the nkrf gene encoding NF-kappa-B-repressing factor isoform X1 — protein sequence MDGWDGWPGCDQKVLGRERTAAGERLPFDPYFSSEARKRPIFCDETEQPMRKMPMPEFGSWHGFEPVHFVSSGGGAYGADEKENDKEPRRSDPYAGWDREYPHASHSSSGRAQSSFLNPAFDQVQPYTSDSWGSHRDQDSERNSGASFGGAVGLGYRGHGSSSNFMTKIQQEYSNKYDAHSSQNLDMYSQPHSYNEYRRGNRPDSGRQGLGYDHQDPQSSTPPHNDHQDPQSSTRLHNDHQDPQSSTRPHNRASATSQLGVASQPLPISQGTLVEKKLAMYSQPHSYATRPHNDHQDPQSSIRPHNRASATSQLGVASQPLPISQGTLVEKKLAMYSQPHSYATRPHNDHQDPQSSIRPHNRASATSQLGVSSQPLPISQGTLVEKKLAMYSQPHSYATRPHNDHQDPQSSIRPHNRASATSQLGVASQPLPISQGTLVEKKLDMYSQPHSYNEYGRGNRPDSGRQGLGYDHQDPRSSTRPNNDHQDPQSTTRPQNDHQDPQSSTRPHNEHQDPQSSSRPHNQASATPQLGGASQPLPIPQGTLVEKKRLIATLASAVTSSLRDPKYVTSTHTSVYSVLLSRCIQSCKTNPQYIYVNLKDIPQADLPKNRKVPAEGYACELRIQGVYLATGYSGSKNGARDRASECAVKLFMKPVTVCTVSRKYNHTVFDDVVVRHRNIFTPAFPPALGKPENIGDPSFKGPYEPDMTKHWTEFVVQENAQDAICILNNSAAFCHMKVDYKFEQLPNASWQCSVYVQDEMVAQATGNKKSSKHFAAVRAVEKLRMNQASCQKRFSQQPHQKPQITWRNHQSVSGWQFRQRGSKDKHLSELVIFENSDNAICIINDTAQFNKIPADYKFTQEPDNNWKCEVYLAGQFVAAAVGGRKQVKHTAAEEALATLKQTQAVVKSNLRKDGHNDSISRSQIKGRSEEEAIKQEIKEDNIGNQLLRKMGWKGGGLGRDGEGIAEPIRVKKQFSREGLGLDSDKVSSQLSKQDMEDIIRNYVSSNRQDDLRFAADLTSEERKQIHQMSLHYGLRSKSYGQGSQRFLVVSRKVDANLLIGQLLQEGQVGRYELVKPQNSD from the exons atggatggatgggatggatggccTGGATGTGATCAGAAGGTGCTGGGGAGGGAAAGGACGGCTGCTGGCGAAAGGCTCCCTTTTGACCCATATTTTAGCTCTGAAGCAAGAAAGAGACCTATTTTTTGTGATGAAA CAGAACAGCCCATGAGGAAGATGCCCATGCCCGAGTTTGGTTCCTGGCATGGATTTGAGCCTGTGCATTTTGTGAGCAGCGGAGGAGGAGCATATGGCGCTGACGAGAAGGAGAACGATAAGGAGCCCAGAAGGAGTGATCCGTACGCCGGGTGGGACAGGGAATATCCACACGCTTCCCACAGCAGCAGTGGCAGAGCTCAAAGCTCCTTCCTTAATCCTGCTTTTGACCAAGTGCAGCCATACACTTCTGACTCTTGGGGTTCCCATAGGGATCAAGACTCGGAGAGAAACTCTGGCGCCTCTTTCGGTGGTGCAGTTGGTTTAGGTTACAGGGGCCACGGATCCTCATCAAACTTCATGACAAAGATACAGCAGGAGTACTCAAACAAGTATGATGCCCACAGTTCTCAAAACTTAGATATGTACTCACAACCACACAGTTACAATGAATACAGGAGAGGGAACAGACCGGACTCCGGACGTCAAGGTTTAGGGTATGATCACCAGGACCCCCAATCATCCACCCCGCCTCATAATGATCACCAGGACCCCCAATCATCCACCCGGCTTCATAATGATCACCAGGACCCCCAATCATCCACCCGGCCTCATAACCGAGCATCTGCCACCTCTCAGCTGGGGGTTGCATCGCAGCCCCTCCCTATCTCTCAGGGCACACTAGTTGAGAAGAAATTAGCTATGTACTCACAACCACACAGTTACGCCACCCGGCCTCATAATGATCACCAGGACCCCCAATCATCCATCCGGCCTCATAACCGAGCATCTGCCACCTCTCAGCTGGGGGTTGCATCGCAGCCCCTCCCTATCTCTCAGGGCACACTAGTTGAGAAGAAATTAGCTATGTACTCACAACCACACAGTTACGCCACCCGACCTCATAATGATCACCAGGACCCCCAATCATCCATCCGGCCTCATAACCGAGCATCTGCCACCTCTCAGCTGGGGGTTTCATCGCAGCCCCTCCCTATCTCTCAGGGCACACTAGTTGAGAAGAAATTAGCTATGTACTCACAACCACACAGTTACGCCACCCGGCCTCATAATGATCACCAGGACCCCCAATCATCCATCCGGCCTCATAACCGAGCATCTGCCACCTCTCAGCTTGGGGTTGCATCGCAGCCCCTCCCTATCTCTCAGGGCACACTAGTTGAGAAGAAATTAGATATGTACTCACAACCACACAGTTACAATGAATACGGGAGAGGGAACAGACCGGACTCCGGACGTCAAGGTTTAGGGTATGATCACCAGGACCCCCGATCATCCACCCGGCCTAATAATGATCACCAGGACCCCCAATCAACCACCCGGCCTCAGAATGATCACCAGGACCCCCAATCATCCACCCGGCCTCATAATGAGCACCAGGACCCCCAATCATCTAGCCGGCCTCATAACCAAGCATCTGCAACCCCTCAGCTGGGGGGTGCATCACAGCCCCTCCCTATCCCTCAGGGCACGTTAGTTGAGAAGAAAAGGCTCATTGCCACTTTGGCTTCTGCAGTGACTAGTAGTCTTAGGGATCCTAAGTACGTCACTTCCACTCACACTTCAGTTTACAGCGTCTTGTTGAGTCGCTGCATTCAATCGTGCAAGACCAACCCGCAGTACATTTACGTCAATCTGAAAGATATTCCTCAGGCCGACCTACCCAAGAACCGCAAAGTGCCGGCGGAAGGCTATGCCTGTGAGCTGAGGATTCAGGGTGTGTATCTGGCCACAGGATACTCTGGAAGTAAAAACGGCGCAAGGGACCGCGCCTCTGAGTGCGCTGTCAAACTTTTTATGAAGCCTGTGACGGTCTGTACGGTGTCGCGCAAGTACAACCACACAGTGTTCGATGATGTGGTTGTGCGGCATAGAAACATCTTCACTCCTGCCTTCCCACCTGCCCTTGGGAAACCAGAGAACATCGGAGACCCCAGCTTTAAGGGCCCCTACGAGCCCGACATGACGAAGCACTGGACAGAGTTTGTGGTTCAGGAGAACGCCCAAGATGCCATCTGCATACTCAATAACTCTGCAGCCTTCTGTCACATGAAGGTAGATTACAAGTTTGAGCAGCTGCCCAACGCTTCGTGGCAATGCAGCGTTTATGTGCAGGATGAAATGGTTGCACAGGCCACTGGAAACAAAAAGAGCTCCAAGCATTTCGCGGCAGTAAGAGCAGTAGAAAAGCTACGAATGAACCAGGCGTCATGCCAAAAAAGATTCTCCCAGCAGCCGCATCAAAAGCCGCAGATAACATGGAGAAATCATCAGTCAGTATCAGGTTGGCAGTTTCGACAGCGTGGCTCAAAAGATAAACATCTGAGTGAGTTGGTTATCTTTGAAAATTCGGACAATGCCATTTGCATCATCAACGACACGGCTCAGTTTAACAAAATACCAGCCGACTACAAGTTCACACAAGAACCCGATAATAACTGGAAGTGTGAAGTCTACCTGGCAGGACAGTTTGTGGCAGCAGCTGTCGGAGGTAGAAAGCAGGTGAAGCACACTGCAGCAGAGGAGGCTTTGGCCACATTGAAGCAGACGCAGGCCGTGGTCAAGTCCAACCTGAGAAAGGATGGTCACAATGACTCCATATCCCGCTCTCAGATCAAGGGTCGTTCTGAGGAAGAGGCCATAAAGCAGGAGATAAAGGAAGACAACATCGGGAACCAGCTGCTGCGTAAGATGGGGTGGAAGGGAGGCGGCTTGGGGCGAGACGGAGAGGGCATTGCAGAGCCCATCAGAGTCAAGAAGCAGTTCTCCAGGGAGGGTTTAGGCTTGGACAGTGACAAAGTCAGCAGCCAGCTCAGCAAACAGGACATGGAGGACATCATTCGCAATTACGTCAGTTCAAACCGCCAGGACGACCTCCGCTTCGCCGCCGACCTGACCAGTGAGGAGCGCAAGCAGATCCACCAGATGTCGCTACATTACGGCCTAAGGAGCAAGTCGTACGGACAGGGGAGTCAGCGATTCCTAGTGGTCAGTCGCAAAGTTGACGCAAACCTGCTCATTGGTCAGCTCCTACAGGAAGGACAGGTGGGACGATATGAACTTGTAAAACCTCAGAACTCGGATTGA
- the nkrf gene encoding NF-kappa-B-repressing factor isoform X2, with protein sequence MDGWDGWPGCDQKVLGRERTAAGERLPFDPYFSSEARKRPIFCDEKQPMRKMPMPEFGSWHGFEPVHFVSSGGGAYGADEKENDKEPRRSDPYAGWDREYPHASHSSSGRAQSSFLNPAFDQVQPYTSDSWGSHRDQDSERNSGASFGGAVGLGYRGHGSSSNFMTKIQQEYSNKYDAHSSQNLDMYSQPHSYNEYRRGNRPDSGRQGLGYDHQDPQSSTPPHNDHQDPQSSTRLHNDHQDPQSSTRPHNRASATSQLGVASQPLPISQGTLVEKKLAMYSQPHSYATRPHNDHQDPQSSIRPHNRASATSQLGVASQPLPISQGTLVEKKLAMYSQPHSYATRPHNDHQDPQSSIRPHNRASATSQLGVSSQPLPISQGTLVEKKLAMYSQPHSYATRPHNDHQDPQSSIRPHNRASATSQLGVASQPLPISQGTLVEKKLDMYSQPHSYNEYGRGNRPDSGRQGLGYDHQDPRSSTRPNNDHQDPQSTTRPQNDHQDPQSSTRPHNEHQDPQSSSRPHNQASATPQLGGASQPLPIPQGTLVEKKRLIATLASAVTSSLRDPKYVTSTHTSVYSVLLSRCIQSCKTNPQYIYVNLKDIPQADLPKNRKVPAEGYACELRIQGVYLATGYSGSKNGARDRASECAVKLFMKPVTVCTVSRKYNHTVFDDVVVRHRNIFTPAFPPALGKPENIGDPSFKGPYEPDMTKHWTEFVVQENAQDAICILNNSAAFCHMKVDYKFEQLPNASWQCSVYVQDEMVAQATGNKKSSKHFAAVRAVEKLRMNQASCQKRFSQQPHQKPQITWRNHQSVSGWQFRQRGSKDKHLSELVIFENSDNAICIINDTAQFNKIPADYKFTQEPDNNWKCEVYLAGQFVAAAVGGRKQVKHTAAEEALATLKQTQAVVKSNLRKDGHNDSISRSQIKGRSEEEAIKQEIKEDNIGNQLLRKMGWKGGGLGRDGEGIAEPIRVKKQFSREGLGLDSDKVSSQLSKQDMEDIIRNYVSSNRQDDLRFAADLTSEERKQIHQMSLHYGLRSKSYGQGSQRFLVVSRKVDANLLIGQLLQEGQVGRYELVKPQNSD encoded by the exons atggatggatgggatggatggccTGGATGTGATCAGAAGGTGCTGGGGAGGGAAAGGACGGCTGCTGGCGAAAGGCTCCCTTTTGACCCATATTTTAGCTCTGAAGCAAGAAAGAGACCTATTTTTTGTGATGAAA AACAGCCCATGAGGAAGATGCCCATGCCCGAGTTTGGTTCCTGGCATGGATTTGAGCCTGTGCATTTTGTGAGCAGCGGAGGAGGAGCATATGGCGCTGACGAGAAGGAGAACGATAAGGAGCCCAGAAGGAGTGATCCGTACGCCGGGTGGGACAGGGAATATCCACACGCTTCCCACAGCAGCAGTGGCAGAGCTCAAAGCTCCTTCCTTAATCCTGCTTTTGACCAAGTGCAGCCATACACTTCTGACTCTTGGGGTTCCCATAGGGATCAAGACTCGGAGAGAAACTCTGGCGCCTCTTTCGGTGGTGCAGTTGGTTTAGGTTACAGGGGCCACGGATCCTCATCAAACTTCATGACAAAGATACAGCAGGAGTACTCAAACAAGTATGATGCCCACAGTTCTCAAAACTTAGATATGTACTCACAACCACACAGTTACAATGAATACAGGAGAGGGAACAGACCGGACTCCGGACGTCAAGGTTTAGGGTATGATCACCAGGACCCCCAATCATCCACCCCGCCTCATAATGATCACCAGGACCCCCAATCATCCACCCGGCTTCATAATGATCACCAGGACCCCCAATCATCCACCCGGCCTCATAACCGAGCATCTGCCACCTCTCAGCTGGGGGTTGCATCGCAGCCCCTCCCTATCTCTCAGGGCACACTAGTTGAGAAGAAATTAGCTATGTACTCACAACCACACAGTTACGCCACCCGGCCTCATAATGATCACCAGGACCCCCAATCATCCATCCGGCCTCATAACCGAGCATCTGCCACCTCTCAGCTGGGGGTTGCATCGCAGCCCCTCCCTATCTCTCAGGGCACACTAGTTGAGAAGAAATTAGCTATGTACTCACAACCACACAGTTACGCCACCCGACCTCATAATGATCACCAGGACCCCCAATCATCCATCCGGCCTCATAACCGAGCATCTGCCACCTCTCAGCTGGGGGTTTCATCGCAGCCCCTCCCTATCTCTCAGGGCACACTAGTTGAGAAGAAATTAGCTATGTACTCACAACCACACAGTTACGCCACCCGGCCTCATAATGATCACCAGGACCCCCAATCATCCATCCGGCCTCATAACCGAGCATCTGCCACCTCTCAGCTTGGGGTTGCATCGCAGCCCCTCCCTATCTCTCAGGGCACACTAGTTGAGAAGAAATTAGATATGTACTCACAACCACACAGTTACAATGAATACGGGAGAGGGAACAGACCGGACTCCGGACGTCAAGGTTTAGGGTATGATCACCAGGACCCCCGATCATCCACCCGGCCTAATAATGATCACCAGGACCCCCAATCAACCACCCGGCCTCAGAATGATCACCAGGACCCCCAATCATCCACCCGGCCTCATAATGAGCACCAGGACCCCCAATCATCTAGCCGGCCTCATAACCAAGCATCTGCAACCCCTCAGCTGGGGGGTGCATCACAGCCCCTCCCTATCCCTCAGGGCACGTTAGTTGAGAAGAAAAGGCTCATTGCCACTTTGGCTTCTGCAGTGACTAGTAGTCTTAGGGATCCTAAGTACGTCACTTCCACTCACACTTCAGTTTACAGCGTCTTGTTGAGTCGCTGCATTCAATCGTGCAAGACCAACCCGCAGTACATTTACGTCAATCTGAAAGATATTCCTCAGGCCGACCTACCCAAGAACCGCAAAGTGCCGGCGGAAGGCTATGCCTGTGAGCTGAGGATTCAGGGTGTGTATCTGGCCACAGGATACTCTGGAAGTAAAAACGGCGCAAGGGACCGCGCCTCTGAGTGCGCTGTCAAACTTTTTATGAAGCCTGTGACGGTCTGTACGGTGTCGCGCAAGTACAACCACACAGTGTTCGATGATGTGGTTGTGCGGCATAGAAACATCTTCACTCCTGCCTTCCCACCTGCCCTTGGGAAACCAGAGAACATCGGAGACCCCAGCTTTAAGGGCCCCTACGAGCCCGACATGACGAAGCACTGGACAGAGTTTGTGGTTCAGGAGAACGCCCAAGATGCCATCTGCATACTCAATAACTCTGCAGCCTTCTGTCACATGAAGGTAGATTACAAGTTTGAGCAGCTGCCCAACGCTTCGTGGCAATGCAGCGTTTATGTGCAGGATGAAATGGTTGCACAGGCCACTGGAAACAAAAAGAGCTCCAAGCATTTCGCGGCAGTAAGAGCAGTAGAAAAGCTACGAATGAACCAGGCGTCATGCCAAAAAAGATTCTCCCAGCAGCCGCATCAAAAGCCGCAGATAACATGGAGAAATCATCAGTCAGTATCAGGTTGGCAGTTTCGACAGCGTGGCTCAAAAGATAAACATCTGAGTGAGTTGGTTATCTTTGAAAATTCGGACAATGCCATTTGCATCATCAACGACACGGCTCAGTTTAACAAAATACCAGCCGACTACAAGTTCACACAAGAACCCGATAATAACTGGAAGTGTGAAGTCTACCTGGCAGGACAGTTTGTGGCAGCAGCTGTCGGAGGTAGAAAGCAGGTGAAGCACACTGCAGCAGAGGAGGCTTTGGCCACATTGAAGCAGACGCAGGCCGTGGTCAAGTCCAACCTGAGAAAGGATGGTCACAATGACTCCATATCCCGCTCTCAGATCAAGGGTCGTTCTGAGGAAGAGGCCATAAAGCAGGAGATAAAGGAAGACAACATCGGGAACCAGCTGCTGCGTAAGATGGGGTGGAAGGGAGGCGGCTTGGGGCGAGACGGAGAGGGCATTGCAGAGCCCATCAGAGTCAAGAAGCAGTTCTCCAGGGAGGGTTTAGGCTTGGACAGTGACAAAGTCAGCAGCCAGCTCAGCAAACAGGACATGGAGGACATCATTCGCAATTACGTCAGTTCAAACCGCCAGGACGACCTCCGCTTCGCCGCCGACCTGACCAGTGAGGAGCGCAAGCAGATCCACCAGATGTCGCTACATTACGGCCTAAGGAGCAAGTCGTACGGACAGGGGAGTCAGCGATTCCTAGTGGTCAGTCGCAAAGTTGACGCAAACCTGCTCATTGGTCAGCTCCTACAGGAAGGACAGGTGGGACGATATGAACTTGTAAAACCTCAGAACTCGGATTGA